A single window of Vibrio sp. SCSIO 43137 DNA harbors:
- a CDS encoding DUF3570 domain-containing protein, with protein MKKIPLTLLSAAAIANSAMAEDHLSVHYLNYSEHDDKVKAKDTVVSLEKSFGLDWTLNLETGYDTISGASPSLGATTPLSGSADFIARRNNIALGQAKTDEVLRSDYDPQRSGYKVNKVKLKDRRKSINGSLTYRDEKRNEWTFGANYSTEEDYKSVGLNGKVLVYENELKNRSYSLGVSTLFDKTLAFNKFTTSSGNTQDWQNIFTGSVEAGLSQTFSPQLYMVFTGYAGYRSGYLSNHYLTVLREIDINNNGSIGNDEVFVGQDSRPDKRYSGGVNIQAFWAISDEVVVRPRYKWFMDDWGVRSHQIGSKMTYKATEKLTIAPGYFWYKQEGASFYKSPTASDNTFAATGFATSDLRLGDYTANAYEIGVSYKLFSKFRLNALGAYYEQSNGFKANWWAVGATYEF; from the coding sequence ATGAAAAAGATACCATTAACATTACTCAGTGCGGCAGCAATAGCTAATAGTGCTATGGCTGAAGATCATTTATCTGTTCACTATCTGAACTACAGTGAACATGATGATAAAGTAAAAGCAAAAGATACGGTCGTTTCTCTGGAAAAGAGTTTCGGGCTGGACTGGACTCTAAATCTTGAGACAGGTTACGACACAATTTCTGGTGCTTCTCCTTCTCTGGGAGCAACGACACCACTTTCCGGTTCTGCTGATTTTATTGCAAGAAGGAACAATATTGCGCTGGGGCAGGCTAAAACCGATGAAGTTCTGCGTTCTGATTACGATCCTCAACGAAGTGGCTATAAAGTAAATAAGGTTAAACTTAAAGACAGGCGGAAATCGATAAACGGAAGTCTGACTTATCGTGATGAGAAGCGCAATGAATGGACATTTGGCGCCAACTATTCAACTGAAGAAGATTATAAGAGCGTTGGCTTAAATGGTAAGGTTCTTGTTTATGAAAATGAACTAAAGAATCGCTCATATAGTCTTGGCGTATCGACTCTTTTTGATAAAACACTGGCCTTCAATAAGTTTACAACAAGCAGCGGAAACACTCAGGACTGGCAAAACATTTTTACCGGTAGTGTCGAAGCAGGCTTGTCTCAGACATTTAGTCCACAACTGTATATGGTATTTACCGGATACGCCGGATACCGCTCTGGTTACCTGAGTAATCACTATCTGACTGTACTTAGAGAGATTGATATAAACAATAACGGCTCAATCGGCAATGATGAGGTGTTTGTTGGTCAGGATTCGCGTCCGGATAAGCGCTACTCTGGTGGTGTGAATATTCAGGCATTTTGGGCCATTTCAGATGAAGTGGTTGTTCGTCCCCGTTATAAATGGTTTATGGATGACTGGGGAGTAAGGTCTCATCAAATTGGGTCAAAAATGACCTACAAAGCGACTGAGAAACTGACTATTGCGCCGGGATATTTCTGGTATAAGCAGGAAGGGGCGTCTTTCTATAAATCACCAACCGCTTCAGACAATACTTTTGCGGCAACAGGGTTTGCTACATCGGATCTACGCTTAGGTGACTACACAGCAAATGCCTATGAGATTGGTGTTAGCTATAAGCTGTTCAGTAAGTTCAGGCTTAATGCACTCGGTGCTTATTACGAACAGTCGAACGGATTTAAAGCAAACTGGTGGGCAGTCGGAGCCACGTATGAATTCTGA
- the tadF gene encoding tight adherence pilus pseudopilin TadF: MHRKAGRSRQNGSVAVEFPFVVIGVLIILFGLVTVYKVQNAQTQLNEVAFSLTNAVATTLQEADIADESAIAQNLVVVAKRLLPESINVEQIGLVLQVVSDGSAPKSFNGGNEECEVETPVSQLTGMAPKTELDSRPGKDTDATLIQLVLCIYEPVTSQHVLLPWHWLPLPDVISSRSLLIGRSYE, translated from the coding sequence TTGCATAGAAAGGCAGGCAGAAGCCGCCAGAACGGCTCTGTTGCCGTCGAGTTCCCGTTCGTCGTTATCGGGGTGCTAATAATTTTATTTGGCCTGGTAACGGTCTACAAAGTTCAAAATGCCCAGACGCAGTTAAATGAGGTTGCATTTTCTCTGACTAATGCGGTGGCTACTACTTTGCAGGAAGCTGATATAGCTGACGAATCTGCAATTGCACAAAATCTGGTTGTTGTCGCGAAACGTTTACTTCCGGAAAGTATAAATGTTGAACAAATAGGGTTAGTTTTGCAGGTGGTCAGTGATGGCTCTGCGCCTAAGTCGTTCAATGGAGGAAATGAAGAGTGTGAGGTTGAAACACCCGTATCTCAGCTAACCGGCATGGCCCCAAAAACCGAACTGGATTCACGGCCCGGCAAGGATACCGATGCAACTTTAATTCAGCTTGTCCTTTGTATTTATGAACCAGTTACCTCTCAGCATGTCTTGCTACCATGGCATTGGTTGCCACTTCCGGATGTTATAAGCAGTCGCTCTCTGCTTATTGGGAGGAGCTATGAATAA
- a CDS encoding FAD:protein FMN transferase — protein sequence MNSDLPYVHCFKAMTVPCEVRLYGTGKLSHELNQLASRVEENTRRLEKKYNFYNRESWLSLQVNQRRNSSVELDEEAALVFSLLQDLVNATQGVFDPSVGTLKSIMNSQPELSYKQGFQLAQGAMGVDSWQVQNGVLFVKDKLTQFDLGGVIKEFAIDQAVEMLIESGITSALVNFGGDIRALGSKPDGTPFQIAVLNPKKPSEAYFSLPLQDAAFTTSAHYERRFRFADKETSHILAEAGTHPQVLSVSVMAPTALEAGAMSTALTIQPALPVPDQFGVIFIDNQLVIHQNTEFLVQ from the coding sequence ATGAATTCTGATTTGCCTTATGTTCACTGTTTTAAGGCTATGACGGTTCCCTGTGAAGTACGCTTGTACGGCACAGGGAAACTAAGTCATGAGCTAAACCAACTGGCAAGCCGGGTTGAAGAGAATACCCGCAGACTAGAAAAGAAATATAACTTCTATAACCGTGAGTCGTGGTTAAGTCTTCAGGTAAACCAACGTCGCAATAGCTCCGTTGAACTCGATGAAGAGGCTGCCTTGGTGTTCTCTCTGTTACAAGATCTCGTCAACGCAACGCAAGGTGTATTCGACCCTAGCGTAGGAACATTGAAGAGCATAATGAATAGCCAGCCAGAGCTTAGTTATAAGCAAGGGTTTCAGTTAGCCCAAGGTGCAATGGGGGTAGATTCATGGCAGGTTCAAAATGGTGTACTTTTCGTCAAAGACAAGTTGACTCAGTTTGATTTAGGCGGAGTAATCAAAGAATTTGCCATAGATCAGGCTGTGGAGATGTTAATTGAGTCTGGTATAACTAGTGCCCTTGTTAACTTTGGTGGTGATATCCGGGCATTAGGCAGTAAACCAGACGGTACTCCTTTCCAGATTGCTGTTCTAAATCCGAAAAAACCATCAGAAGCTTATTTTTCTCTGCCGTTACAGGATGCCGCATTCACTACATCTGCACACTATGAGCGCCGTTTTCGATTTGCCGATAAAGAGACCTCACATATTCTCGCTGAAGCGGGCACTCACCCTCAGGTATTGTCGGTTTCTGTTATGGCGCCTACCGCTCTTGAGGCTGGTGCAATGAGCACAGCCCTCACGATTCAGCCAGCTTTACCAGTTCCGGACCAGTTTGGCGTGATTTTTATTGATAACCAATTGGTTATACACCAGAACACGGAGTTTTTAGTTCAATGA
- a CDS encoding VWA domain-containing protein, whose translation MNNLNKQKGSVVVSFLAVLFPMVLATAATIVLGYYMMLSGRSAQAVDAAALACAYADQSAQTLNNKYWNYYKPNIENLDGEIRETSKCNISMSYNLPNLFPSLSFAQAELSANVQAGESAHKESIPNVTPTELVLVLDISGSMAGSTLDDLKDILTRAIDDISEQQRKAGNADFVRVAIVPFSDKVSVKNAPWLPQSGVFCVEGVLQDGSNNALIDQTVANIDVTHEERAVVYKAPQDFLADCSKDAPTFPLSSDMNAVKDAVDALQASGGTNSSEGLIWGIRQLTPNWQEAWNTRLLFQNEVPNKKLILMTDGADFNSVFDQLEQAGLCEKSRRFPDAGGLDIELNFIGFRVSDARLEQFKRCAGESQSDSNQHIGRVFDASDKGQLNQYFTEVMSIEYRTVLGFRNK comes from the coding sequence ATGAATAATCTGAATAAACAGAAAGGATCAGTAGTCGTCTCCTTTCTGGCGGTTCTTTTTCCGATGGTTCTGGCAACAGCGGCAACCATTGTGCTTGGTTACTATATGATGCTGTCAGGACGTTCAGCTCAGGCTGTTGATGCAGCAGCACTGGCATGTGCGTATGCGGATCAGTCCGCCCAGACACTGAATAACAAGTATTGGAACTATTACAAACCAAATATAGAAAACCTTGATGGTGAGATTAGAGAGACCTCAAAATGTAACATATCAATGAGCTATAACCTGCCCAACCTATTTCCATCTCTCAGTTTCGCTCAGGCTGAACTGTCGGCAAATGTACAGGCTGGTGAGTCAGCACATAAAGAATCCATTCCCAATGTCACTCCGACAGAACTGGTATTAGTTCTGGATATTTCCGGCTCTATGGCAGGCAGCACTCTGGATGACCTTAAAGATATTTTGACAAGAGCCATTGACGATATATCTGAGCAGCAAAGAAAAGCCGGAAACGCAGACTTTGTCCGGGTGGCCATCGTACCATTTTCTGACAAGGTCTCTGTTAAAAATGCGCCATGGTTGCCTCAGTCAGGAGTGTTTTGCGTGGAAGGGGTGCTGCAAGATGGGAGCAACAACGCTCTTATCGACCAAACCGTCGCCAATATTGACGTGACTCATGAGGAGCGTGCTGTGGTCTATAAAGCACCTCAAGATTTTCTGGCGGACTGTAGTAAAGACGCGCCAACCTTTCCCCTTAGCTCAGATATGAACGCGGTAAAAGACGCCGTTGACGCTCTTCAGGCCAGCGGCGGAACAAACTCTTCAGAGGGACTTATTTGGGGAATCAGGCAATTGACCCCTAACTGGCAAGAGGCGTGGAACACCCGTTTACTGTTTCAGAATGAAGTGCCTAACAAAAAATTAATATTGATGACAGATGGTGCTGACTTTAACTCAGTTTTTGATCAACTAGAGCAAGCTGGTTTATGTGAAAAGTCCCGACGCTTTCCTGACGCAGGAGGGCTGGATATCGAGCTGAACTTTATTGGTTTCAGGGTTAGTGATGCGCGTCTGGAGCAGTTCAAACGTTGTGCCGGTGAGTCTCAATCAGATAGTAATCAACATATCGGCAGGGTATTCGATGCCAGTGATAAGGGTCAACTAAATCAATATTTTACCGAAGTTATGAGTATTGAATATAGAACCGTTCTAGGGTTCAGGAATAAATAA
- the dsbD gene encoding protein-disulfide reductase DsbD, producing MKQWILTIFLLFSCFSFAQDEQFLPVEKAFPYQWSVTDNGLVVHFSVHSGYYLYKSRFQFKAGEGVAIDAAQYSSPGKMKTDSYFGEMQVYSEPVTITLPYTGEGALKLRYQGCADKGLCYLPQTINIDLPMASSSNSSGGILDKAVSLAENTQGLSDFLMQASKTQALIIFFLLGLGLSLTPCVLPMVPILSGIIGGQANMTGRKGFTLSLSYVLGMAMSYAITGILVTSLAKGINLQAMLQQPWLLSVFAAVFILLSLSMFGFYELQLPSSLQQKLNSGSDRLGGGKVVSVFVMGALSALVVSPCVTAPLAGALLYVSATQDWVFGGLTLFVMAIGMGGPLIVLGVSGGRLLPKSGAWMVAVKQFFGVLLVAVAIVLLSRFLDSWLVLILWALLFSASGIHFGALEAAEPGWARSRKLFAFLSLFYGLVLFVGALSGGSDPINPLAGIGADKHSSDTSVKFYKTADIDELDRLLANAKQASAPVLIDLYADWCVSCKTIEREVFGNEEVEDKLAKWQLIKLDVTESTPEQMAWLNERKVYGPPAIFFYSPQGNELVSNRLNGGVNLAVFNQQFPKDI from the coding sequence ATGAAGCAATGGATTTTAACTATTTTCCTGCTGTTTTCTTGTTTTTCTTTTGCGCAGGATGAACAGTTTTTACCAGTAGAAAAAGCCTTTCCTTATCAATGGTCGGTGACAGATAATGGCCTGGTTGTCCATTTTTCAGTTCATTCTGGTTATTACTTGTATAAATCCCGTTTTCAGTTTAAAGCAGGAGAAGGTGTTGCCATTGATGCCGCGCAATACTCTTCTCCGGGCAAAATGAAAACGGATAGTTACTTCGGTGAAATGCAGGTCTATAGCGAACCGGTGACCATTACCCTTCCATATACGGGAGAGGGAGCGTTGAAGCTTCGTTATCAGGGGTGTGCTGACAAAGGGCTCTGCTATTTACCTCAGACTATCAATATAGACCTGCCGATGGCTTCGTCATCAAATAGTTCCGGTGGAATATTGGATAAAGCGGTAAGTCTGGCTGAGAATACGCAAGGCTTGTCAGACTTTCTGATGCAGGCGTCTAAGACTCAGGCGTTAATTATTTTCTTCCTTCTGGGGTTAGGCTTGTCTCTGACACCCTGTGTTCTTCCTATGGTTCCTATTCTATCCGGTATTATTGGTGGTCAAGCCAATATGACAGGGCGGAAGGGCTTTACCTTATCCCTGTCGTATGTGCTGGGTATGGCAATGAGTTACGCCATAACAGGTATTCTGGTAACGTCACTGGCAAAAGGGATTAACTTGCAGGCTATGCTTCAGCAACCCTGGCTGCTGAGTGTGTTTGCCGCCGTCTTTATTTTGTTGTCTCTCTCTATGTTTGGCTTCTATGAACTGCAATTACCATCATCACTGCAGCAAAAGCTCAATTCAGGTTCAGATAGACTTGGTGGCGGAAAAGTAGTCAGTGTGTTTGTTATGGGAGCCCTGTCTGCTTTAGTCGTTTCTCCTTGTGTAACCGCACCCCTTGCCGGAGCTCTGCTTTATGTTTCAGCAACTCAGGATTGGGTCTTTGGCGGTCTTACCTTGTTTGTTATGGCTATAGGTATGGGGGGGCCTCTTATCGTACTTGGTGTTAGTGGTGGTCGCCTGTTACCTAAGAGTGGCGCATGGATGGTTGCAGTTAAGCAGTTTTTTGGTGTGTTGCTTGTTGCAGTAGCGATCGTATTACTCAGTCGTTTTCTTGATAGCTGGCTGGTTTTAATACTCTGGGCTCTACTGTTCTCGGCAAGTGGTATTCACTTCGGTGCATTAGAGGCGGCGGAGCCAGGCTGGGCAAGAAGTCGAAAGCTGTTTGCATTTCTTTCCCTTTTTTACGGTTTGGTTCTTTTTGTCGGGGCTCTTAGTGGCGGGAGTGACCCAATAAACCCATTAGCCGGAATAGGAGCAGACAAACACTCTTCAGATACTTCTGTTAAGTTTTATAAAACAGCCGATATAGATGAGCTGGATAGGTTGCTGGCGAATGCGAAACAAGCCTCTGCTCCGGTGCTGATTGATTTATACGCTGACTGGTGTGTCTCATGTAAAACTATCGAGCGTGAAGTGTTTGGTAATGAAGAAGTCGAAGATAAGTTAGCGAAGTGGCAACTCATTAAACTGGATGTAACGGAAAGTACTCCCGAGCAAATGGCGTGGCTTAACGAACGTAAAGTCTACGGGCCGCCTGCTATCTTTTTCTACTCACCGCAAGGAAATGAACTGGTTTCTAACCGTCTGAACGGCGGTGTTAATTTAGCGGTGTTTAACCAACAGTTCCCTAAAGATATATAA
- a CDS encoding DUF4266 domain-containing protein, whose amino-acid sequence MRIIVVAAVFIASSASAEIKLNLKHLGNKAASAASQQSNAEKTVENEFGLIEQETVSGTSYSSDGNQIGLRSNVELVKPGKQQLNGLGEYPGLIVEDSVQAEPKANPINKLTLKLAKPTSLKPSDKPVSADKPALKVVQKPEASKPATSSSSGEQSSILASIDKALGIKPVKSWEKGTLAKKEMKPGGTVPEFDLFSEKVFSYKQGSVGGSGVGGGGCGCN is encoded by the coding sequence ATGCGCATTATTGTCGTTGCAGCAGTGTTTATTGCCTCTTCTGCATCTGCCGAAATAAAACTGAATCTGAAACATCTGGGTAACAAGGCTGCTTCTGCTGCCAGCCAGCAAAGTAATGCTGAAAAAACGGTTGAGAATGAGTTTGGCCTTATTGAACAAGAAACAGTTTCAGGCACGAGTTATAGCAGTGACGGAAATCAAATCGGCCTTCGCAGCAATGTAGAGTTGGTTAAGCCGGGCAAACAACAACTTAACGGCTTAGGGGAATATCCCGGACTTATCGTTGAAGACAGTGTGCAGGCAGAGCCTAAAGCGAATCCTATTAATAAACTCACTCTTAAGCTGGCGAAACCTACAAGCCTGAAACCAAGTGACAAACCAGTATCCGCAGACAAACCGGCACTTAAGGTTGTTCAAAAACCTGAAGCAAGTAAGCCAGCTACGTCTTCTTCGTCCGGTGAACAAAGTTCTATTCTTGCTTCCATTGATAAGGCTTTGGGAATAAAGCCGGTTAAGTCATGGGAAAAAGGAACGTTAGCTAAAAAAGAGATGAAACCGGGCGGTACGGTTCCTGAATTTGATCTCTTCTCTGAAAAAGTTTTTTCCTATAAACAAGGTTCCGTCGGCGGCAGTGGTGTTGGTGGCGGTGGTTGTGGCTGTAACTAA
- a CDS encoding TlpA family protein disulfide reductase produces the protein MLRRLVILIALCFSQVSFAYQQGDTLSPVAEEQLNLNQDALTIVDFFAEWCVSCRHELPEVNELYQELEGTGITVVGVDVDEDIEVGRAFQKSLGLSFPVINDTEQTLIGDFKPIGMPALYYLYQGQVIKVRFGAINDIREVILRDLREMGVEI, from the coding sequence ATGTTACGCCGTTTAGTCATATTAATAGCACTCTGTTTTTCACAAGTGTCTTTTGCTTACCAGCAGGGGGACACTTTATCCCCTGTGGCTGAAGAGCAGTTAAATTTAAATCAAGACGCACTCACCATAGTCGATTTTTTTGCTGAGTGGTGCGTTTCCTGCCGCCATGAGCTGCCGGAAGTGAATGAACTTTATCAGGAACTGGAAGGAACAGGAATTACGGTTGTTGGTGTTGATGTAGATGAGGATATTGAAGTAGGGCGCGCGTTTCAGAAGTCTCTCGGACTGAGTTTTCCGGTTATCAACGATACAGAGCAAACGTTAATCGGAGATTTTAAACCTATAGGAATGCCTGCGCTTTATTACTTGTATCAGGGGCAGGTTATTAAGGTTCGTTTTGGGGCAATTAACGATATTCGTGAAGTGATCCTGAGGGATCTGAGGGAAATGGGAGTCGAGATATGA
- a CDS encoding TadE/TadG family type IV pilus assembly protein yields the protein MMPLHSKQKRRNASPVRQAGSSSVEFAMVALPMTLLFVVFFEIVALMWSQMVFSAAVQTSARQIRALPPSVMADDRFFNGILAFPLLKEEQLSVSEPFYAEDIAGLASNQSALANKQQLVEYRVSYQYQFVTMPFISEQLPELFSFNKIVLVSYDYQS from the coding sequence ATGATGCCGTTGCATAGTAAGCAAAAACGTCGCAATGCCAGCCCTGTCAGGCAGGCTGGCAGCAGTAGTGTCGAGTTTGCCATGGTCGCGTTGCCAATGACTCTGTTGTTTGTCGTCTTCTTTGAGATCGTTGCACTAATGTGGAGCCAAATGGTGTTTTCTGCTGCGGTACAAACTTCGGCGCGACAAATAAGGGCGCTACCTCCCTCTGTAATGGCAGACGATAGATTTTTTAATGGAATTTTGGCTTTTCCTCTGCTGAAAGAAGAGCAACTTTCCGTTTCAGAGCCATTCTACGCGGAAGATATTGCAGGTTTAGCCAGCAATCAAAGTGCTTTAGCAAACAAACAGCAGTTAGTTGAATATCGGGTGTCTTACCAGTATCAGTTTGTGACCATGCCATTTATTTCAGAGCAACTTCCTGAGCTATTTTCGTTTAATAAGATTGTGTTGGTGAGTTATGACTATCAATCTTAG
- a CDS encoding methyl-accepting chemotaxis protein: MQFKSIQMQIGSYILACSLLISAVLVGSSLINSEKIQNLTEQKSGALLIDLVKKDLLAEANRGSSLVHDEINSALVSARTLAYNFTSIEKQLADRKLDAVQAQQLINQALAENVNHSRKYLGYYSAWEAGVFDAFQASSEPGHDSNGRFVPYWALSDGQAVLEPLAGYEDNSVTANGNRVGEYYLCAKDSKKECILNPYTYVVNGKQTLLTSLSAPIMKGDRFLGVVGLDISVDFLSELANSVSAGLYDGAGEVYIISQNGFVAGHSKGQNIGERLSDNSIKSAIGKSEANLDMGDINIIASAPIKFSKANTQWEIAIVLPTELIYKDIKQLGTIVGEANDSSRNLQILISIAITLCAVTITYLLSGKITRPIKDTVAIFDTIANGDLTQRLTVKTKDETKSLADACNTFLNKTHPVIKDVKLCSDDLSSNAEQSLKNAVVTRQRMQDQQSNLEQLAAATEEMAATASEVADIASRASSATSHGQSVAFEGQSVISDLDSITKNLDSDISGTSEVIKELNEKSSQVRSVLDVIQGIAEQTNLLALNAAIEAARAGEQGRGFAVVADEVRSLAQRTQESTLEIETIIESLQQSAHQAVKSMENSQLSVTSGVTQVEKANETLANILTTIDEIHQLNIQVSAAAEQQSAVARDISSGVTDVNTVATEVAADTQQTESNSHSLTEVSNTLGEQVKQFKV; this comes from the coding sequence ATGCAATTCAAATCTATACAAATGCAAATTGGTAGCTACATACTCGCCTGCTCACTACTTATATCCGCGGTACTAGTTGGCAGCTCGTTAATTAACTCTGAAAAAATCCAGAATCTAACCGAACAGAAATCAGGGGCTCTTCTGATAGATCTCGTGAAGAAAGATCTGCTGGCGGAAGCCAATAGAGGATCTTCTCTGGTTCATGACGAAATTAATTCAGCTTTAGTATCAGCAAGGACGCTAGCCTACAACTTTACCAGCATCGAGAAACAGCTTGCTGACAGAAAACTGGATGCCGTACAGGCACAACAACTGATTAATCAGGCATTGGCTGAGAACGTCAATCACAGCCGAAAGTATCTTGGTTATTATTCTGCCTGGGAAGCCGGTGTTTTTGACGCTTTTCAGGCTTCGTCTGAGCCCGGTCATGACAGCAATGGTCGCTTTGTACCCTACTGGGCACTCAGTGACGGTCAAGCCGTACTGGAGCCACTTGCCGGCTATGAGGACAATAGTGTCACTGCCAACGGAAACCGTGTTGGTGAATATTACCTCTGCGCCAAAGACAGTAAGAAAGAGTGTATCCTTAACCCATACACCTATGTTGTAAATGGTAAGCAAACACTGCTTACTTCACTGTCTGCCCCGATTATGAAGGGAGATCGTTTCCTCGGTGTTGTCGGGCTGGATATTTCTGTCGACTTCTTAAGTGAGCTGGCAAATAGTGTCAGCGCTGGTTTATACGATGGTGCCGGTGAAGTTTATATCATCAGTCAAAATGGCTTCGTTGCCGGGCACAGCAAAGGGCAAAATATTGGCGAACGGCTTTCGGACAACAGCATTAAATCAGCGATAGGCAAGTCTGAGGCGAATCTGGATATGGGTGATATCAACATCATTGCCAGTGCTCCGATTAAGTTCAGCAAAGCCAATACTCAGTGGGAAATCGCTATTGTTCTGCCTACCGAGCTTATCTACAAAGACATTAAACAACTCGGAACAATCGTAGGCGAGGCAAATGACTCATCACGTAACCTGCAGATTCTGATCTCCATTGCAATCACCCTATGTGCCGTAACCATTACTTATCTTCTGTCGGGCAAAATAACCCGTCCGATTAAGGATACCGTTGCGATTTTCGATACGATTGCTAACGGTGATTTAACCCAGAGACTGACGGTCAAAACCAAAGATGAAACTAAGTCTCTGGCAGATGCCTGCAACACTTTCCTGAATAAAACGCATCCGGTAATTAAGGATGTAAAACTCTGTTCTGACGACCTCTCCAGCAATGCAGAACAGTCCCTTAAAAATGCGGTAGTCACACGCCAGCGAATGCAGGATCAGCAATCCAATCTGGAACAGCTTGCCGCCGCAACGGAAGAGATGGCTGCTACCGCGAGCGAAGTGGCAGATATTGCCAGCAGGGCGTCTTCTGCTACCAGCCATGGTCAGAGTGTCGCCTTTGAAGGGCAGTCTGTTATTTCCGATCTGGACTCAATCACCAAAAATCTTGATTCTGACATCAGCGGTACATCCGAAGTGATTAAAGAGTTGAATGAGAAAAGCAGTCAGGTTCGCAGCGTACTGGATGTCATTCAGGGTATTGCAGAACAGACCAACCTGCTGGCATTGAATGCAGCTATCGAAGCTGCCCGTGCAGGTGAACAAGGCCGTGGTTTTGCTGTGGTTGCAGATGAGGTTCGCTCTCTTGCTCAACGAACCCAGGAATCAACTCTTGAGATTGAAACCATTATCGAAAGCTTGCAGCAGAGCGCTCATCAGGCCGTTAAGTCAATGGAGAATAGTCAGCTTAGCGTTACATCAGGCGTAACTCAGGTTGAAAAAGCCAATGAAACGCTGGCAAATATTCTTACTACTATTGATGAGATTCATCAGTTGAACATACAAGTTTCTGCCGCCGCTGAGCAGCAGAGCGCAGTAGCAAGGGATATTAGTTCAGGCGTTACCGACGTTAATACGGTTGCGACTGAGGTAGCAGCAGATACCCAACAGACTGAATCTAACAGCCATAGCCTGACTGAAGTCTCCAACACGCTGGGAGAACAGGTTAAGCAGTTTAAGGTGTAA
- a CDS encoding tetratricopeptide repeat protein, which produces MQSFNSQKIKSISKFTSVFALLLTLVGCASTEKQSPVEQDLDLAQTALLNGHADRALSIYKKKLEKQPQDPKLLFLAGSAANQSAKFSEALHYLEKGLELAPSAGFYREIGRAYLALGDLLKASDMLEKSVELQGKDDVALNSLGVTFSLQQKYPDARDVYKRALQLRPDSIEYRNNLALAWMLDGNPSKAIDILYPIYQRGEASKKVSLNLAVSYAIVGKVDAAKLIASDVLTNAELQNNANYYRLLADGHAAGSE; this is translated from the coding sequence ATGCAAAGCTTTAATAGCCAAAAAATAAAATCAATATCGAAGTTTACCTCTGTTTTCGCGCTTCTGCTGACACTAGTTGGTTGTGCTTCAACTGAGAAACAAAGCCCTGTTGAACAGGATCTGGATCTGGCTCAGACAGCACTGTTAAATGGCCATGCAGACCGGGCTCTGTCCATTTACAAGAAGAAGTTAGAAAAACAACCGCAAGACCCGAAACTACTGTTTCTGGCTGGTTCAGCGGCAAATCAATCGGCTAAGTTCAGTGAAGCGCTTCATTATCTGGAAAAGGGCTTAGAGCTTGCTCCTTCAGCAGGCTTCTACCGGGAAATAGGGCGTGCCTACCTTGCTCTTGGTGATCTGTTAAAAGCCAGTGACATGCTGGAAAAGTCGGTAGAGCTGCAGGGTAAAGACGATGTTGCCCTGAATAGTCTTGGGGTGACATTTTCTTTGCAACAGAAGTATCCGGATGCTCGTGATGTATACAAGCGGGCGCTACAGCTGCGCCCTGACAGCATAGAGTACAGGAACAATCTGGCTCTGGCCTGGATGCTTGACGGAAATCCGTCAAAAGCGATTGATATCTTGTATCCAATATATCAACGGGGTGAAGCGAGTAAAAAAGTGAGCCTGAACTTAGCGGTTTCGTATGCCATTGTTGGAAAAGTGGATGCCGCCAAGCTGATTGCCAGTGATGTTCTCACCAATGCAGAGCTACAAAACAATGCTAACTATTACCGTCTTCTGGCAGATGGCCATGCAGCCGGGTCGGAGTAG